The nucleotide window AGGAAACCAAGAAGCCCATTGGAATGAAGTCCTCTCCACTCAACCATTTGAAGAAACAACATAAAAGTAAATGGGgtcttaaaattcaaaatttacattttagtaATTCTGAACTAAAGGAACTACATCAACTAATTATAGACTAAATTAATCTGAACCAATGCTACATTTTACACATAGGAAATTTCTGAGGTAAAAACAACTGAAATTACTCAAAGAAGAAATTATGTTCATAaaagataaatacatacattGTTAGCAATTTGCTTCTTATTAACTTAcaatatttttgttgctgttgtaatATCCCTTGTCTCCCACTTGCTGAGATGCTGCTGATGTGCAGTCAGACAGAATAACAATAATAAGTCAGGACTTATTATTGATCAATTTGCCAAGTAACACTCATGGGGTGAGCAGAGAAGGAATCAAAGCCCATCAGTGAAAGCCTGAACTTTGAAAAAGAATTTATAACTTTAATTTCTATCCATTAGGCTCACACGTAGAAAATCTGATTGGAAGACTATAACATATAATGGGAGAAAACATATGAAGACAAAGATAACTAATTAAATATGAATTGATataattctgtatttatttagcatatcaaGGGTGGATTTCCTACACAGACATTATCTGTTTAATGTTATCCTTATGTTGTCATTTCTGTGACAGCTATTTGTGGTCAGATTATAGAGTGAAAAAAATGCCATGGCAAGAACCACATAAACTCTCCCATCAGATTCTGTGGGCATATTTTGCCTCTGATAGGTTATCCACTATATTTATGCCACAAAGATTAATATAACTCTCCTGATTAGAGAATTTTGAAGCAATATAATCTTGCTGAGATTTGAAGACCATTTGAAGAACATGTAATATCAGTAAATATTTTTGCATGGACCTTTTCCCCAACCCTGTGTCTTATATAAACCTCATTTGAGTATGATTTGAATATCATCTGCTAACAGACATGGAATATAAGGTCTTTTCCTCTTGGGGTTGACACAATAAACTAATCTTGTTTAAGATTCCAAATGAGCAAAGCAGCATCATATTCCTGCTGACAAAGTCAGGAGTTCATATTGTACACTTTAACATGGTCAGGCACATGGGGCAGGCAGGTTTGGGTTCAAATAGACTGCCCTTCCAACCTTCTGTCTTCTCATCTTAAACTTCATCTGGCCTCGGCGAGCTTTCCCCAATGAGACTGACCATTTTCTAAAgtgattaaaatgtaattttatatgaCTTTGGTTTCCCAAGCATATTTATGTCTTAGGCAGACTAATCTGTTAAAATCGGTTAGTTTAGAAGAAAATCAGATGGGTGAAAATATTCCACACAAAGGAGCTCAAATGAAGGAAACCCTTACAGGTTCGTACACTCTCAAACAATGCAAGGACACagtaggaagaggcagagtgcccATTTTTATGGTTGACTCTGGCCAGATTTAGGAGAAGTCCTGCAGCTATTATCCATACACAATATAAAACCAGAAACTACAAAAATAGTAGAAAAAATAGTATGACCTAgttgggtttttattgttttgctttcttgctttttcatgttgggaaaggagaagagaagaaataagCAGTGATTATATTGAAATCCTTCCAAGAGCACAACACAGTCTAGAATATGCTCAATGCTCTGCCGATCATCTCTGCATcctatttgattttctttcttcctatcacTCATTGCGTGTCTGCTTCTTTAATATTTAGGTCTCTGTGTTAGCATGTAGTGTGATATTTCTTCCTCATCTAGACACATGGggacaacagaaagaaacaacaaacaaggTTACTCTTGTGCAGAGACATGAAATTGCAGATTCAGAAGCCCTTCTTCAAGAGAGTAGCAGACAGCACAGATTGTTTCTTAGATCCACCATTTCTTCGTGTCTCTTTCATTGTCTCCTAAACTGACAGTGTTTATAAGGTACAAGTTCACTTACTTATTTTTCAAACTGAAGTATGGACACGGTGAGAGTGTCTCTTTAGAGTGCCTTAACTGCACATTTGTAGTAAGACTATAAAGTGCAATGGCAGATCACTATAAACAGACAGGTTTCTTGCCTCTGTTCTTTTTCCCAAGCCCCACTCGGCcacctttcttcttttgtaaaGGTCTTTTACCTTGTAGCGCCTATGTTCTTGTAGTGACACATGAGGAGGTGTTTAAAAGTCTTTTTGAAGGTGGCATTACAAAGTGCATAGCAGGCAGGATTGATGGTGCTATTGATGTAACAGAGCCAGTAGCCGATTGTCCACACCGTATTGGGAATGCAGGGTGCACAGAAGGTATTGATGAGCACCATGACATTGTATGGTGCCCAGGTGATGATGAAAGCCAACAGAATAGCCAAGATTGTCCTGGTCACCTTCTTTTCCCGGGATGGAGGAGGCTTCTTTTTGGCAGGCTGCTTGGTCATCTTCACAATCTTGCGTGCTACAATGTTCTGCTTTTCATCCCCATTTTGACCTGAAGACCCAACTAGTTCTACAGTGGTACTCGTTGGGGTGCATGAGTCACCTTTTTGGGTCTTGGTGACAATTTTGATGCATGTTTGCTTAGAGTTGTCATCTTTGGAATGGCCCAGGGAAGTGGAAACTGTGTTTTCATCCTGGGTGATTTCATCATCTCTCATATTGGAGGCGGCAGCACTGACTGAGGTGGAGTCATTCGagctctccttctcctccccctgaACACAATTTTCAGTCACACCATCCCGGGGAGCCTTGCCATTCTGGATTTTGTTGTGCTCTAGGCCACTGTCACCACctggtgtgttgttgttgttcggCTTTACGATTCTTCCTTGCACCAGACTTGGAGATACTGGATCTTGGTTGGCCACAggttccttcttttccttctttactCTACTCTTACTTGCCCGGGATATATGCCAATACAGCACAGTCATGATGATGACAGGCAGATAGAAGGCTGCAATGGCAGTGCCAAAGGTGACAGCGGCATTGGAAAAGAACTGAATGTAGCACTCCCCATCCTTCACAGTTCTCACCCCTACGATGAACTGCCAGAAGAGAATGGCTGGAGCCCAGAGGATGAAGGAAAGGACCCAGGCAGCTGCAATCATCATGCCTGCCATTTTTGTGGTCCGCTTAACTGGGTATGTCAGAGGTTTTGTGACACAGAAGTATCTATCAAAGCTGATGATGAGCAAATTCATAACAGAAGCATTGCTGACCACATAGTCCAAGGCTAGCCAAAGGTCACATACTACAGGTCCCAAAGGCCAATAACCAATCACAGTGTAGAGGGTATACAAGTTCATGGAGAAAACACCTATGATGAGGTCAGCACAGGCAAGGCTGAACAAGAAGTAATTGTTGACTGTCTGAAGGTGACGGTTGACTTTAATGGAAACCATGACCAGGATGTTCCCAATGATGGTCACCAGACTGAGGGATCCAGCCACAAGGACAATAAATACCACCTCAAATGTCTTGTAAGGACTGGTAATAGCCAAGCCATTGTTAGATGAGTTTGTTGAGTTATTCATTTTGTGTTCAGTAGCCAAATGtccaaataaacatttaaacCTGCAGGGAAATAGAATAAAGTTAACAACTAAAATACAGATATTACTTCAAAACACACCAGGTTCCTTCCTTTTGAAAAACTTCCCAGTCATTCTTCTGTATCCTGAATATTTACTGTATCCTGTCTGACCCACCCAAGAGGTAAAGGCTTTAGATGGAAGactgagaatttttttaataGTTGGCAATGTTTATGATCCAATAATGCCATGAGTGACTCCATATACAGATATgagtatctatctgtctatctgcctgtTTGTTTATATCAATAAATCCTTATGAGTTGAGCTGACTTAACCAAATTCATAGCTAAAACTTTCCAAAATAATCAGAAACTTCTGGCTTTGAAATACAAATCAATAAACCACTGAGAGACAAAATATTGGGACAGAACATAAAACTGTATGTGTAACTTCTATAGTTAATAACACCTTTCCTTCTGGCAGCTTGTATCATTTCCTTATTAATATTGATATTGGTAGTGATAAAAAGGACAATATACTAGCCAGTGTACCCAAGCaaaatgaatttgtttttctcAATTCTGTTTTACAATTGTAATCATCTTCATTTAGTCCCAGAATTTCAAAAATTCCATAACTTGTAAAAGAATCATCACTTACTATTGATATTAGTATACCACTGTCCAAATGTCTTTGCTTCAAACCACTCTTAAATCTACAGTTTAACTATTCTGTGACAACCTTCTATTTTGCTGATGAGGAAGCTATGGCCCAGGAGGCTATAGAAAGTGATACAGTAGCACACATCAAATTAGTGAGAGGCATgctacatttctttcctttcttcttttgtacAAGTGTAATGACTTGCTTTTAAAtaaagatgataaaataaaatgcagcCTTTGGTCTCTCAGATGTGTGTCTTCTCAGTAAGTACTAAGGGCTACAGAAAGTCTTTGCAATTGATTGTATCATCTCCCTTGTTAAAGGAAGAAAGTAGAGATAATAAGAGTATAAGGAATTTCTTTATCACTAGGAAAGTGAGTAAACAATTTACAATTAATGTCAGCTTCTTACTTCATACTTTATTTTGAtaacctccctctgcctcccttctttTTTTGAAGAATTGCACTTAATGAGAAATTACTGAGTATCAACATAATGATGTTGTAGATGCAGAGGTTGCTAGCGTTTTCTACTTAAGACAGATTACTTAGAGGACCTGGGATCCTTATCCACATTGAACACTAGAAACTCTATATGATGTGAACTACAGTCACTATTGAAACTCAGGAATTTTCAGAGATACCCTACTAGATTTTGATAATGATGGTGTAAAAATGGAAGACACGTCACTTAGAAGCAAGTACAAGAGACATCCTTTCTTCCAACAGGATATGCACACTATGTAGGGTTGTTTCTCTTCTGTGACAGATTGCAGCTGGCTTCCACCAACCTCTCCCTCACTACTTCTGTTCCCCAAATTTCTGATGTCATTAAAACAATAAGATTACATCACAAATGAAGATGTTCACAATGTGAATGAACTTCAAAGCATATGATAAATGCATAATGTGGTATTCTACAACCTAGTTTCTGACAAGGTTCTGGATGTATTTTGAAAGCATGAGAAAAAAACTTTTCTTCACCTAGTTCCTTTGTATACATAGCAGAGAGAAGCATACATGGCTCTATGTTTTTTAATAAAGTTTGGGTACCCgtgtcatttttaaattattagccGCATATTTCTGAGTTTGCTGTTAAATTCAATGaactttatttccatttcttctcaaactctttttctttctttcagcgTTGTGGCAAGGATTAAGGTGATATTATGTCCCTGAATGATAGTCTATAAAGACTAAGCATTAGACAtgtgcttttaaatatttaaacctGCCAAGCAGATGTAAATTAATCACCTCTCTTAACCTTTCATAGCACCTAACAGAAAAGGATgcgtctctgtgtgtttgaactGTGCATGAATGGGAAGGCACGGGGTAGAATGGAGGGGTAGAAGTAATAAATTCTCATTATCGATGATAGCAATCTGTCAACAACAATGTTATCAAGAAAGTCATCAAAAGGACAATTAGCATATTGTGAGCATAATTACTCTTCAGAACAAGTCCTGCCATGGCTGGGGTTTTTATGACACATATTGATCCAAGGATCAAAGAGTAAAATTACTTGAGATTCAAGCTAGTGGCACTCTATACAGACTCTTGCAAATTAATAATCACTGCTTATCTAAAAATACTCCCATTAGCCGAGACTGTTGGCAAATACCAGTGACCTTCAAGATTAAGCCTGGTTTCCAGATATCAAGTTGGGTCcttgatttataaaaaaaatgcgAGAATCACATACAGACCAGTACTGTACCTTTGAGGGGAGATGCTGATATTAAAGCTTGGAATTAGTAAATGGGGTTTGACACATAAAAAATGTGGCATTTGcagttctaaatatttttctaaattcaaTCACTACAAAATTATATCACCAAAATGTtagatggggaggcagaggtagctcagtgctagagtgccTGTTTAGTATCTGAAAGACCTGGTTTCCAtcacaaaggaacacacacacacacacacacacacacacacacacacacacaccacagtcagTGTATCCccaaataaattgaaaaataccTTTTCACAATTCAGTCATCCACTCAGGGACACTGTAGTTCTAAATATTGATACCATTTTTTTCTGAACTGTTATGGAGAAAATCAATTGCagctataaaaaataaattctgatatGTACTAGACGAGGGTAGAGAATTAAATACTACAAATGAGATATATGCCTGGGTGGGGCAGCACACCCATTGTAGAAGCCCTTTCAAAACTGAATCCAAGGTGGAATGGCCTGCATGAATTGATCAATCAATGTGTGAGCAGCCTCAGTATTGCAAGGTTTTATTTGCTAATTTATAAAATTGTTATGAGCC belongs to Onychomys torridus chromosome 3, mOncTor1.1, whole genome shotgun sequence and includes:
- the Chrm2 gene encoding muscarinic acetylcholine receptor M2, whose product is MNNSTNSSNNGLAITSPYKTFEVVFIVLVAGSLSLVTIIGNILVMVSIKVNRHLQTVNNYFLFSLACADLIIGVFSMNLYTLYTVIGYWPLGPVVCDLWLALDYVVSNASVMNLLIISFDRYFCVTKPLTYPVKRTTKMAGMMIAAAWVLSFILWAPAILFWQFIVGVRTVKDGECYIQFFSNAAVTFGTAIAAFYLPVIIMTVLYWHISRASKSRVKKEKKEPVANQDPVSPSLVQGRIVKPNNNNTPGGDSGLEHNKIQNGKAPRDGVTENCVQGEEKESSNDSTSVSAAASNMRDDEITQDENTVSTSLGHSKDDNSKQTCIKIVTKTQKGDSCTPTSTTVELVGSSGQNGDEKQNIVARKIVKMTKQPAKKKPPPSREKKVTRTILAILLAFIITWAPYNVMVLINTFCAPCIPNTVWTIGYWLCYINSTINPACYALCNATFKKTFKHLLMCHYKNIGATR